Within the Acinetobacter radioresistens DSM 6976 = NBRC 102413 = CIP 103788 genome, the region AGTCAGCCACACCGTTGGCAACTGATAAATTAGGTTATGGCCAATGGACTGAACTGAGTCCAGAACAAAGAGCTATAGAAGCCCGTAAAATGGAAGTTTATGCGGGTATGGTAGAAAACCTGGATGCTAATATTGGCAAAATTATCCAGTACTTAAAAGCTAACCGTCTTTATGATAACACCCTTATCTTTTTTGTTTCTGATAATGGTGCAGAAGGTACTATTCGCGGAGTAAGCGATCCGAGTTTCGATGCTTCTCTGAATGCTGTTGGTACAGCACAGTCCTATCATTATATTGGTCCACGTTGGGCAGAGGTCAGTGCTGCTCCTTTTCATCTATGGAAAGAAACCGCTGGTGAAGGCGCAACTATTGCACCTGCAATAATAAAAGTCCCTAATGTATTATCAGATTCACAAAAATATCATGGGTTTACTTCAGTACTTGATGTACTGCCTACTGTACTGGATTTCGCCAGCATTCCTGTACCGCAAAGTGAATATAAGGGAAGAAAAATTAACACACCAAATGGCTATTCATGGAAAGCACTCCTACAAAATAAAGCTGCCTCGGTTCGCCCTGCCGATTTCATATTCGGGGATGAATTACATGGCAACAAATATCTACGTTCAGGTGAATGGAAAATAGCCTTGCAGGCGAAACCTGAACTTGGTACAGGCCAGTGGGAACTTTATAATCTGAAAAATGACCGCGGCGAAAATCAGAATCTTGCCGAGCAGTATCCCGATCAGGTTCAAAAGCTGAGTCAACTTTATCAGCAGTATGTACAGCAGCATGGTGTACTGGAATACCGCAAATGAAATTAGCGTTAAGATTAGGGCTGTGCAGTCTACTTTTTGCAGGCTGCCATAACACCGAACAAAGTAGCCTCCCCACAAATAAAAAAAATTTAAATCTGGGAAATATAACATACTGTCAGTCATATTCTGGACTGCCTTCAGGCTGGTTAGAACAGGCACATGCCGGGATGTTATATATTCCTGAAGGCGAGGTGAAATTAGGATCAGAACTGGCTTATCCAGATGAGATCAATTTTGGGGCTCAAAAAAGGAAAGTGAAAGGATTCTGGATTGATCAGACTGAAGTGACTGTGGCTCAGTTTGCAAGTTTTATAGCAGCTACACACTATATTACCGATGCCGAAAAACAGAACGAAGCTGCCGTATTTGAAGCAGATGAGCAGTCACCACAACAGTGGTGGAAACTTAAATCAGGTTATAACTGGCGCTTGCCTGAAGGGCCAGAGGGTCCACCTGCCCGCGCTAACGAAGCAGTACGGTATATTACCAAAAACGATGCTGAACATTACGCGCTCTGGCTCGGCCATGATTTACCTTCTGAAGTTGAATGGGAATACGCAGCCAAAGGTAATGACGAGACAGATGTGCCCTTAAAACATGAACCGCGTAATCATCAGCACCGGCCTGATGCAAATTACTGGCAAGGTGATTTTCCCTTTCAGAATACTCAAGAAGACCATTTTAAAGGTATAGCCCCTGTGGGCTGTTTCAGCCCGAATGCCTTTGGGCTTTATGATATGATTGGTAACGTATGGGAATGGACCAGTTCCGTATATACCGGTGCTCATGATGAGCATATGGGAAATTATTCAGCGTTAAGAACTTCGCAGCATATCCCACAATCCTTTGTGATTAAGGGGGGCTCCTTTCTTTGTGCCAGTCAATACTGTGCCCGTTATAGAAAAAGTAGCCGTCATCCACAAGAATTTAACCTTGCTACGACTCATACCGGGTTTCGTACTATTGACCGTAGTAAATAACTACATTCACTGGCTCATTTTACAAAGAAAAAACTGAACAGAGTAAAGACCATATATTGTTTTATAAACTTTAATTCATGGCTTGAGCCACAAGATCATAAAGCAACCATCATAGTAAATATTTAAAAATAAATATAATAAAAACAAAAACCAAGATTGAGTCATAAAAGAAGTTTTATTATTTTTCGGTAAACTGCTGAATAGGTTTAAATAGCTGTAGCTCATACTGAACAAGCAAGTATTATGCTTGAACCAGCGTGGCTTTTATTATTATCCAAACGATTTCTAGTCATCAAAACAGATCAGACAAATTCACGGTTGATCTATTTATAGAGAAAAGCATTCTACTGGTAGACGGTTTTACTCTCTTTACTCACCAAATGAGTTTTCTTATTTTCTTGCAATTTTGTCACATAATGCCACCCCTTAATCTAATCTGGCATAGATAATGTATACAACTGTATATTAAATCAATGATCCGAAGAGATATTTTGCATGTCTAACCCACTTGAAGGTTTACAATTTCCCGTACAGGAAGGCTCTAACAAGCCAAGTACGACCCGTACCGGTAAAGAAATTATTGCTGAAGCATTATCACTGGTCGATTCCGACAGCTCACAGCAGGCATCTAAAGAAAAAAATTGGCGCAAGACATATCCAAAATATTTTAAAGCGCTGGTGTATCAGGGTATCCGGCAGGTTAATCATCCGATTACTATTGCCAAGCAAGGTTTACATAAGGCACATCATAGCTTTGTATTTTACCGTGCAGGTGAATCCTGTTTACTCAAGGATGTGATGCAGATTCCTGTAGAAAAAAAACTTTATACAGTCAAGTTCCAAGGCAAGAGCGATAACACTCCTGAATGGTATGTGCCTTATCACGGCCAGAAACTTCAGGGCCAGAGTTTGCTCAGCCAGATAGAAAAATGGCTGGCAGCTGGCATCATTGAGGCAAGTCATGCTGAAGCTTTGCAGCAGGCTGTGGCACATCCGGAATGGTTTGACCTGTCTGACCGGACACTGGTTTTGCTTGGTGCAGGTTCTGAAGCCGGCCCATTAACCTGGCTGGCCAAATGGAAAGCCAATATTGTTGCTATTGACTTGCCGCGGGCTCAGGTATGGGAAAGAATTTTAAATATTATTGAAGCAGGAAATGCCACGCTTATCGCACCCAGCGATCAGCCTTTTCCCGAACAGGCCAGTATTTCCGAGCTAAAAGAGCATCTGGGAGCCAATCTGTTGACCCAGTTACCAGAGATTGGCCAGTGGCTGGTGACCTTTAAGCAGCAACTGGATTTGGCAGCTATCGCCTATCTGGATGGTGAAAAACATGTACGGGTTTCTATGGCAATGGATGCCATCATGCAATATGTCAGCCAGCATAAACCGGATACCAGCCTGATGTTTATGTGTACTCCGACCGATGTATATGCGGTGCCGGAAGAAGTTGCTCAAGCTGCATCTGACAAGTTCAAACACCGCTCGCAGTTACAAAAGCTTCTAACTAAGGGTATTTCAACCGCTTCTTTGAAACATTTTTTCCAGAAGAACCAGCAAATACTTGTAAAGTCAGATAATGGTAAACATTACGGCATTACTGACTGTCTGGTCTTGGAACAAGGCCCGAATTATGCACTAGCCAAGCGCCTACAACAATGGC harbors:
- a CDS encoding SUMF1/EgtB/PvdO family nonheme iron enzyme, with product MKLALRLGLCSLLFAGCHNTEQSSLPTNKKNLNLGNITYCQSYSGLPSGWLEQAHAGMLYIPEGEVKLGSELAYPDEINFGAQKRKVKGFWIDQTEVTVAQFASFIAATHYITDAEKQNEAAVFEADEQSPQQWWKLKSGYNWRLPEGPEGPPARANEAVRYITKNDAEHYALWLGHDLPSEVEWEYAAKGNDETDVPLKHEPRNHQHRPDANYWQGDFPFQNTQEDHFKGIAPVGCFSPNAFGLYDMIGNVWEWTSSVYTGAHDEHMGNYSALRTSQHIPQSFVIKGGSFLCASQYCARYRKSSRHPQEFNLATTHTGFRTIDRSK